The Phycobacter azelaicus sequence GCGACGCTCCTTGTTCCGGAAACGCATGGTTGATCAATAGGTTCTTTGTTGCTGCCATATTTGTTTTGCTGCCCGGCCTTGCCTTTGCCGAAGCGATCCCGCGCGGTGGTCCAAATGACAGTCGTGTGCGGCTGGCCACCTACCAGGAAGGCCAGGTCTACCGCCTCAGCGTGTCGCTCACCCATGTGACCACCATCGAGTTCGGCGAGGGTGAAAGCATCCGCTCGATTATCGCGGGCGACACGGAAGGGTTTGAGATCGATGGCGTCCCCGGTGGTCAGGCATTTGCAATCAAACCCGTCGCGCGCGGCGTACATACCAATGTGACGGTCTACACGAACAGGCGCAGCTACTATTTCAACGTCGAGGAGGTCCGCAGCCCAACCTTCTACGTGGTGCAGTTCCGCTATCCGGAGGACGATGCGCGCCCGACCCGGGCCATCGCCGCCCAAGCACCAAACTACAATTACGGTGCCAGCGCGCGGACCGAGTTCACGCCAACCCGCATCTGGGATGACGGGACGTTCACGTATTTCGCCTTTCCAAGAAACGCACCTGTGCCAGCGATCTTCCGCTACGCGGGCGGCCGTGAACGCACGGTCAACACGCAAACTCCTGAAGACGGCGTGATCCGCGTCAGCGGCGTAAACCGCCAATGGGTCCTGCGACTTGGCGAAGAGGTGGTCTGCATCGAGGCGATCCCGCCCGCGGAGGCCGCCTCATGAGCGATACCGAGAACACCGAGCTGGAAAAGCGCCTCGCCGCCCTTGAGAAAGGCAGTGCCCGCGCCCCCACGGCGGCGCAGCGCCGGTCGCCCCTTCTCGCGCTGATCGTGGTCCTCGTCATCGGCGCGGGTGGTGCCCTGCTTTATCTTCTCTCACAGCCCGACGAAGAGGAAGCCTTGCCGACGGCCACCCCGGATGTCTTCCAAAACGAGGGGGACGGCTTTGGCGCCATCGAGACCTTGCCCCCGCCCGAGCCCGAGCCCGAGGTTGTGTTTGTCGGACCGGATCCAGTCGAGCCCAACGCGGAGCTTCTGGCGCAGATCACCGCGCTGCAGGCCCAGATCGAGGAGTTGCGCAACGCCCCTGAACCAGTTGTCGAGGAAGACACCGCTGCCGCAGATGCGATTGACGCGCTGACCGCGCAGATCGCGGCCCTGCAAGCCGCGTCGGAAACCGCGCAACAGCAGTTTCGCGATGAGCTCACGGCGCGCGACCGCGAACTGGAGCAACTCCGCATGGACCTTGAGCTCGCGCAGCTTGAGGCCAACCGCCCTGCCCCCGCGCCGTTGGGCCCATCTGAGGACGAGCTGCGCGCACGCGAAGAAGAGCGACTGCGCCGCGAGGAAGAAGCCCGGCGCATGGCCGAGCTGGAGCGCCGCGCCGCGGAGGAACGCGCCTTCCAGGAACGGCGCATCACCTCGCCCACCATCGCTTTTGGCGGCACGTCTGGCGCAAATGAGACGGCCTTGACCGAACGCACCTTCGGCGAAGTGACGGATTTTGTGCTGAATGGCGCACTGCCCACGTCGGTGACTCAAGCCGAGGTCATCGCAAACCCGTCCAACACCATCATTCAGGGCACGATGATCCAGGCCGTCATGGAAACCGCCCTCGACAGCTCCCTGCCCGGCCAGACCCGGGCAGTTGTCTCCGAAGATGTCTACAGCGTCGACGGCTCTCGTCTCCTGATCCCGCGTGGGTCCCGCCTCATCGGGCGGTATCGCTCCGGCGTTGATATCGCGCAGCGCCGGGTCACCATCGCCTGGGACCGGATCATGCTACCCGACAACCAGACGATCCAGATCAGCTCTTTCGGGGGTGACGAATTGGGCCGCTCCGGCGTGACCGGCTTTGTCGACACGCGCTTCGATGAGCGTTTCGGCTCAGCGGCGTTGATATCGCTGATCTCCGCCGCGCCAAGCGCTGCTGCTGCAAACGTCCAGGATGAGACCGCCGCGGACGTGCTCGAAGACGTGGGCGATGATCTGGCCGATGCCACGGACAGCGTCATAGGCGACTACCTCTCCATCGGCCCCGTCATCTATGTCGACCAAGGGGCCCGCGTCACGGTGATGGTCGACCGCGATCTGGAGATATTCTGAGTCCATGTCGCTGAGCTATCTCGAAACCTCCCTCGACAGGATCGACGCCGCCGCTCGCGACGATGTCATCGAGATCTGCATCAACCCTGATGGCAGCTGCTGGGGCGAGTTCCAGGGCGATCACTCCATGCGAGAACTGGAACGGCAGCTAACCGCAACGGAAGTGAAGGACCTCGGCAACCAGATCGCCTCCTCCGCCAACACCACAATGAGCAAAGACCGCCCGATCGTCTCGGTCTCGATCACCTACAAGGGCCGCCCGATCCGGGCACAGGTCATCACCCCGCCTGCCGTGCTCTCGGCGATGTCGATCAGCCTTCGGTTTTTTTCAAGCCTGCCGCTCGATGGCATCGCGCTCGACTTTCTGTATGGCAAAGAACGCAAGCTCGAAGAACTGCGTCTCGAGAAGACGCGGGAACTGCGCGACGTTGTGGCCGCGGGCGTGATCGACGATGCGCTGGCCTTTTGCGTCGACAACAAGCTCAACATGATCGTCTCTGGCGGCACCTCCACCGGCAAGACCGTGGCTGCGCGCAAGATCCTCTCGCACGTGCCATCCGAGGAACGCATCGTCACCATCGAGGAAGCCGCCGAGCTTCTGCCGACCCAGCCCAATGCCGTGACCCTCATCGCCAATCGCGATGCGGAGTTCCAGACCGCCGATGTGCTGCTCACCGCAACGTTGCGCATGCGCCCCGACCGGATCATCCTGGGCGAGGTGCGCGGCAAGGAGGCCATGACCTTCCTCGAGGCGATCAACACTGGCCATGGCGGCTCAATGACCACGCTGCACGCAGAAACCCCGCAACTTGCCGTGCAGCGTCTGGCCATCGCCGCGCTCAAGACCGAGATCCCCATGACCTATGCCGACATGATCCAGTACATCGAGAACTCCATCGACGTAATCATCCAGGCCGGTCGCCACGACGGCAAACGCGGCATCACTGAATTCTACCTCCCCGGCGCAACCGAGATCGGAGCTTCCCAATGAAGACCTTTGAATATGACATCCTGACCTTCCCGATGAGCCGCAAGACAGGTGAATTTGAGATGAAAAACGTTCTGAATGCCCGAGGCGCAGAGGGATGGGAAGTCGTGTCGTTCACTTCATCGGAATACGCTAACGTTGGCTACACGGTATTTTTGAAGCGGGAAACGACTGCGGCCGAGGCAAAGGCATGAATTCGGCGCGGCTAACTCTTGCGCTAATCGCGCTGGCCGTGAGCCTACTGGCTGTCCCCGCCTTGGCAGAGCGCAATATGGTGCCGACCCTCGATCGCAGCTTCGACGTCTGTGCAGACCGGCCCACCGAGCCTGCCTGGATGCATGAGATCCCCCTGCGCCAAGCCTATCAGCGGGTTCTGGTTCAGGACATCTATCGCGCCCAGAATCTCGAGCGGGTCGTTGAGATCGGCAACTGCGACTGCGCGACCCGGTTCCCGTCCTGGGACGCTGCAGAAGCGGTATTTCGGGAGAGATACGCCAGCGACGAACGATGGGAAATGCTGGAAGCCTCGGACGCCTACAACAGTCGTGCCAACGACGTTCGCCTCGCGGCCAAAGCGATCTGCGAAGCCGCAGGTAACTGGTGAGGCTGATCCCAGATGAGCGTCGTCACCTACTTCGTTGAAACCTCCCAGGGCTACCTCGACACCGCGGCGGAAACCCAGTTCGGGTCGGTCGCGGCGACAGTCGGCACGCTTCTGGTGCTGGGAACAACTCTGGTGGTGATCCTCGTCTTCCTGAACATGATCTACCAGTATAAGGCGATGGACGGGCGCACGGCCTTTTGGCTCGCAGTCAAGATCGGGTTGATCGGAATATTTGCGACCAATTGGGTGCAGTTCAACGCGCTTTCCGCCGCTATCCTTGCAGGGATCGACAGCATTGCGGGGGCGCTCGTGGCTTCGGTCGGTGGTGGAACTCCCGGTCCTTCTGGAACTTTCGCCGAAGAATTCGACCGGTTGATCGCCGAGTTGGGGGACTATCTGAACGCTGCCGGGTCCGAGCTGAACTGGATGGCCGGCGCCATGCTCGACATCGTCGGTGTCCTGCTGCTTTCCATCCTCGGCGGGCTCGCCGCCTTCATCCTCGTGGCCTCCCGACTGATGATCGCGCTTCTGATCGGGATCGCGCCGGTCATGATATTCCTGACACTCTTCGAGGTGACCAAAGACTACTTCGCGCGCTGGCTGTCGGCGCTGGTTTCCTTTGCGCTCTACCCCATCGTCGTCGCCGGCGTGTTCGCGACGATCACAGGCGTCTCCTCCGCACTCATCGGCGAGCTTGGCGACCCGGAGGGAGCCTCAAACATCGGCGCGCTCATTCCCTTCTTCATGATGGTGCTCATGGCCAAGGGCTTCATCATCGCAACGCCCTTCATCGTTCGCGCGATCTCCGGCAACATCATGATGCCCGCCCTCTCCGGTGGTCTCGGCGGCGGCTACAGCTTTGCCCGCGCCGCAATGGGCAGCAAGCAGGCCTACAATCGCTACCTGATCGGTGGGGCAAGTGGCGCAGAATACGCAGCCCTCAGGGCGCGGCAGTTCTTCGGCGTGCAGCAGATGCCCGTGAGGCAAGGCATGGGGCAGACGGGTTCCGCAGGAGGCACAGGATCCGCAGACTCGGGGTCAAAAATGCTGGCGCAGCTGGCGAGACTGGGTCGACTTGGCCGACGGTGACGGCCCTTAGCCGACCTTCAGGCATCCCGTAGCGAGCGTCGGGTGGGAGCCTATTCTGTTGAAAAACTCACCCTTGATCGAGGCCGAAGTCACTGATTCAATTTCCATATTGAACGGGGGATTGAGTGATGATGGGACCGAGACAAGAAGCGCAGGCGGCTTTGTTTTACGAGTTTTCGCTGGAAGATCATGTGCCTCAAGCCCACCTGTTGCGCTCGATTGATCGGTTTGTCGATCTGAGTGGCATTCGCACCCATCTTGCGGAGTTCTACAGCCACACGGGCCGCCCTTCTGTCGACCCTGAACTCCTGATCCGCATGCTTCTGGTGGGGTATTGCTTTGGCATCCGCTCCGAACGCCGCCTGTGCGAGGAAGTGCATCTGAACCTGGCCTATCGATGGTTCTGTCGGCTCGACCTCAATGACCGCGTGCCCGACCATTCGACCTTCTCGAAAAACCGACATGGGCGGTTTCGGGAGAGCGAACTGCTGCGCCATTTGTTTGAGACGACTGTTACCCGTTGCATCGCAGAGGGTCTCGTGAGCGGCAAACGTATGGCCATCGACGCCAGTCTGATCGAGGCTGACGCCAACAAGCAGAACTCGACACCGAAGGAAGAATGGGACGCGACAACCATTGATCCCATGGATGCACCACGCGCCGTTCGAGAGTATCTCGACACATTGGATGAGGCGGCCTTTGGCGCTGCCAGCAATGTGCAGCCGAAGTTCACATCACATTCCGACCCCGCCAGTCAATGGACGGCAGCCCGCAAAGGTCCTGCATTCTTCAGCTATTCCGACAATTATCTGATCGATACGGATTATGGGGTCATCGTCGACGTCGAGGCCACACGATCCATTCGGCAGGCCGAGGTTGGGTCCACCAAAACAATGCTCAGGCGCGTGAAAGACAGGTTTGATCTGCACCCGGAGCGCCTGATCGCAGATACCGCCTATGGCACCGGGCCGATGTTGGGCTGGCTTGTCGAACGCAAGATCGCCCCACACATTCCTGTCTTTGACAAGTCCAGCCGCAGCGATGGCACATGGACGCGTGCTGACTTCGAATGGGATGCAGAGAACGATCAATACATCTGTCCGGAGGGGCACGCGCTGAAGCAGTTCCGTCGCAACTATTCCGACCCGAACCGAGGACCCACCGGCAAAGGCACAGCCCGCTATCGCGCATTGAAACTGACCTGCCAGGCCTGCCCATCAAAGGCCAAATGCTGCCCGAATGCCGACGCTCGCAAGATCACACGTGAAGAACACGAAGACGCACGTCAAGTCGCTCGCGACATCGCCAAG is a genomic window containing:
- a CDS encoding TrbG/VirB9 family P-type conjugative transfer protein → MINRFFVAAIFVLLPGLAFAEAIPRGGPNDSRVRLATYQEGQVYRLSVSLTHVTTIEFGEGESIRSIIAGDTEGFEIDGVPGGQAFAIKPVARGVHTNVTVYTNRRSYYFNVEEVRSPTFYVVQFRYPEDDARPTRAIAAQAPNYNYGASARTEFTPTRIWDDGTFTYFAFPRNAPVPAIFRYAGGRERTVNTQTPEDGVIRVSGVNRQWVLRLGEEVVCIEAIPPAEAAS
- a CDS encoding type IV secretion system protein, which gives rise to MSVVTYFVETSQGYLDTAAETQFGSVAATVGTLLVLGTTLVVILVFLNMIYQYKAMDGRTAFWLAVKIGLIGIFATNWVQFNALSAAILAGIDSIAGALVASVGGGTPGPSGTFAEEFDRLIAELGDYLNAAGSELNWMAGAMLDIVGVLLLSILGGLAAFILVASRLMIALLIGIAPVMIFLTLFEVTKDYFARWLSALVSFALYPIVVAGVFATITGVSSALIGELGDPEGASNIGALIPFFMMVLMAKGFIIATPFIVRAISGNIMMPALSGGLGGGYSFARAAMGSKQAYNRYLIGGASGAEYAALRARQFFGVQQMPVRQGMGQTGSAGGTGSADSGSKMLAQLARLGRLGRR
- a CDS encoding TrbI/VirB10 family protein → MSDTENTELEKRLAALEKGSARAPTAAQRRSPLLALIVVLVIGAGGALLYLLSQPDEEEALPTATPDVFQNEGDGFGAIETLPPPEPEPEVVFVGPDPVEPNAELLAQITALQAQIEELRNAPEPVVEEDTAAADAIDALTAQIAALQAASETAQQQFRDELTARDRELEQLRMDLELAQLEANRPAPAPLGPSEDELRAREEERLRREEEARRMAELERRAAEERAFQERRITSPTIAFGGTSGANETALTERTFGEVTDFVLNGALPTSVTQAEVIANPSNTIIQGTMIQAVMETALDSSLPGQTRAVVSEDVYSVDGSRLLIPRGSRLIGRYRSGVDIAQRRVTIAWDRIMLPDNQTIQISSFGGDELGRSGVTGFVDTRFDERFGSAALISLISAAPSAAAANVQDETAADVLEDVGDDLADATDSVIGDYLSIGPVIYVDQGARVTVMVDRDLEIF
- a CDS encoding ATPase, T2SS/T4P/T4SS family; translation: MSLSYLETSLDRIDAAARDDVIEICINPDGSCWGEFQGDHSMRELERQLTATEVKDLGNQIASSANTTMSKDRPIVSVSITYKGRPIRAQVITPPAVLSAMSISLRFFSSLPLDGIALDFLYGKERKLEELRLEKTRELRDVVAAGVIDDALAFCVDNKLNMIVSGGTSTGKTVAARKILSHVPSEERIVTIEEAAELLPTQPNAVTLIANRDAEFQTADVLLTATLRMRPDRIILGEVRGKEAMTFLEAINTGHGGSMTTLHAETPQLAVQRLAIAALKTEIPMTYADMIQYIENSIDVIIQAGRHDGKRGITEFYLPGATEIGASQ
- a CDS encoding transposase produces the protein MMGPRQEAQAALFYEFSLEDHVPQAHLLRSIDRFVDLSGIRTHLAEFYSHTGRPSVDPELLIRMLLVGYCFGIRSERRLCEEVHLNLAYRWFCRLDLNDRVPDHSTFSKNRHGRFRESELLRHLFETTVTRCIAEGLVSGKRMAIDASLIEADANKQNSTPKEEWDATTIDPMDAPRAVREYLDTLDEAAFGAASNVQPKFTSHSDPASQWTAARKGPAFFSYSDNYLIDTDYGVIVDVEATRSIRQAEVGSTKTMLRRVKDRFDLHPERLIADTAYGTGPMLGWLVERKIAPHIPVFDKSSRSDGTWTRADFEWDAENDQYICPEGHALKQFRRNYSDPNRGPTGKGTARYRALKLTCQACPSKAKCCPNADARKITREEHEDARQVARDIAKTRQYEISMKLRKKVEMLFAHLKRILGLGRLRLRGPCGANDEFLLAATAQNLRKLAKIFPAPQQTRKA
- a CDS encoding DUF4177 domain-containing protein, with product MKTFEYDILTFPMSRKTGEFEMKNVLNARGAEGWEVVSFTSSEYANVGYTVFLKRETTAAEAKA